The nucleotide window GGTTGTACTCCGCAGCTTCCAACGAGGCATTGGTCAGCAGTCGGGTGCGCACGGGACCCGTCAGGCTCTTGGTATAGAGCAAGTCGTAGATGTCGTTGACCAGGGCGCCGTCGATGCCTTTGTACAGATTGTGCTGGTTGGCATTCAGACCCTGCCGGGTCTCCGGCGGCAGGGCGTGGAAGTAGTCGACGTAGTCCGGCGATGTCATTTCCAGGGTCAGCTTGCTGTACTCGAGCGGGAAGAACCGGCCTGAGCGCGTAACCCAGTTCACCTCGTAGCCACAGGTATCGATGTCCTGCAGGAGGTCGTAATACAGTTCCGCGGCGCTCTGGCCACTGCCGACAATGGTGATGCTGGCGCTGTCCTGCAGTTCGCGTTTCCGCTCCACATACTGCGAGTTGTGCAGCGCGGTTCCGCCGGAGGCAAGGATGTCACGGCAGGACTCCGGGACAAAGGGCTCCGTCCCGGTTCCCAGCACCAGCCGGTGGGCGCGGCTGACGGTTTCATCGCCACTGCGGGCGTTGCGGGAGCGAACTTCGTAAACGCCGTCGTCATAGCCGACGTTTACCACGCGCTCGCCGAACCGGACGTTGGGCAGCTTGGCCGCCACCCATTGGCAGTACTGGTTGAATTCCGCGCGGAGGGGATAGAAGTTTTCTCGGATGTAGAACGGATACAGCCGTCCGCTGTCCTTCAGATAGTTCAGGAAGGAGTACGACGACGTGGGGTCGGCGAGAGTGACCAGATCGGCCAGGAACGGCACCTGCAGATGGGCGTCCTGGAGCAGCATGCCGGGATGCCAATCGAAGCCGGGGCGGGCATCCAGAAATACGCCGTCGAGCTCGGGAATCGGTTCGGTGAGTGCGGCCAGGCCCAGGTTGAAGGGCCCGACGCCGACGGCTATGAAGTCGTGGATTTTGGTGTTCATGCACGCTCTCCCGCCAGGTAGCCGGCTCCGATGCTCCGGACCAGGGCGAGGATCTCCTGCAGGTCTTCCAGCGTGGTCTCCGCGTTGAGCAGGGTGAACTTCAGGTAGTGCCGGCCATCAACCTTGGTCCCGGCGATGACAGCCTTGCCCGAAGCGAAGATGGCCTGGCGGATGTGGAGGTTGAGGGCGTCTGCCGTTTCTCCGTCGAGACCGCGGGTGCCGTCCACGCTGTCCAAGCCGTCCGGAGCCTGCGGCAGGTAGCGGAAGACCAGGGTGCTCAGCTGCGCCGGGGCAGCGAGCTCGAAGTCCGGGTCGCGTGCCAGCAGTTCGCCGGCCTGCCGGGCCAGATCGATCGACTCATCCAGCAGGGCGCCGATACCGTCCGGCCCCATGATCCGCAGGGTCAACCAGAGCTTGAGGGCATCGAAGCGGCGGGTGGTCTGGATGCTCTTGTCCACCTGGTTGAGGGAAACGCTGCCTGCCGTGCTCTGCGGGTTCAGATAATCCGCGTAGTAGGCCACGTGCCCCAGCATGGCGCCGTCGCGTACCAGTACTGCGCTGGAGCTGACGGGCTGGAAGAACGTCTTGTGGTAATCCACCGTGACCGAGTCTGCTGCGCCGATCCCGTCCAACAAGTGCCGGTGCCGCAGGGAGGTGATGAGCCCGCCGCCATAGGCCGCGTCGACGTGGAGCCATGCGCCGAACTCCTCCGCCAGCGTTGACAGGGCGGCGAGCGGATCGATGCTGCCAAAGTCGGTGGTGCCTGCCGTTGCGACGATGGCCAGCGGGAACTCGCCCCGGGCCCGGCTGCCCGCAAGTGCCTCGCGCAGGGCAGCCGGGTCCATCCGCTGGTGAGCGTCGCACGGAACCTGAATGACGCCGTCGTACCCTAGACCCAGGAGCGAGGCGGACTTTTCGATACTGAAATGGCTGGCCCCGGAGGCGAAAATCCGCAGCCTGTCCAGCAGGCCGGGCAGGCGCTCGGCGGCAAGGGCCTGATCCTGCCGAAGCCGGCTGACGGCATGGTTGCGGGCGATCAGCAGGGCCTGCAGGTTGGACTGCGTGCCGCCGCTGGTGAACACACCGTCCGCCGCCGGCCCCAGACCCAACCGGCCGGCAGTCCAATCGATCAACCGGCGTTCCATCAGTGTGGCGCCGGCGCTCTGGTCCCAGGTGTCCAGCGAGGAATTCACCGCCGAGAGGACGGCCTCACCCACGAGCGCGGGGATGACCACCGGGCAGTTCAAGTGGGCCGCGTACTGGCTGTCATGGAAGTAGACGGCGTCGCGGAGGTAGAGGGTTTCGAGCTCCTCCAGCGCAGCGGCAGTGTCCGCCAACGGGGCTTCCAGGTCAACGGCGTCCACCACAGGAGCCAGCTGTGCCGGGGCGATTCCGGTGAAGGGCCTGTCGACGCGGGAGACCTTGGTGGCGACGAGATTGACCGCCTGCAGGACATCGGCCACATAGCGCGGGGAATTGCGGGCGTTGAAGAGCTGGTTACTGGCACCGAGAGCCAGTTCAATCCGCGAGCCGAAATCGGCCCGCTCTTCCGTTTGGGGCAGCAAAGTCATCAGCAGACTCCCTGAGGTAGCCGGGGAAAGGAACAAAGGTAACCCT belongs to Arthrobacter crystallopoietes and includes:
- a CDS encoding lysine N(6)-hydroxylase/L-ornithine N(5)-oxygenase family protein, with amino-acid sequence MNTKIHDFIAVGVGPFNLGLAALTEPIPELDGVFLDARPGFDWHPGMLLQDAHLQVPFLADLVTLADPTSSYSFLNYLKDSGRLYPFYIRENFYPLRAEFNQYCQWVAAKLPNVRFGERVVNVGYDDGVYEVRSRNARSGDETVSRAHRLVLGTGTEPFVPESCRDILASGGTALHNSQYVERKRELQDSASITIVGSGQSAAELYYDLLQDIDTCGYEVNWVTRSGRFFPLEYSKLTLEMTSPDYVDYFHALPPETRQGLNANQHNLYKGIDGALVNDIYDLLYTKSLTGPVRTRLLTNASLEAAEYNPATGLHTLELHHVEQGRRFTVDSAAVVLGTGYTYREPDFLAGITHRIRRDGQGRFDVDRGYGIGVGSGEIFVQNAELHTHGFVTPDLGMAAYRNSCIIREMLGWEYYPVERRIAFQEFGVPPAEASGVQPAAAPVAAEVAL
- a CDS encoding pyridoxal phosphate-dependent decarboxylase family protein encodes the protein MTLLPQTEERADFGSRIELALGASNQLFNARNSPRYVADVLQAVNLVATKVSRVDRPFTGIAPAQLAPVVDAVDLEAPLADTAAALEELETLYLRDAVYFHDSQYAAHLNCPVVIPALVGEAVLSAVNSSLDTWDQSAGATLMERRLIDWTAGRLGLGPAADGVFTSGGTQSNLQALLIARNHAVSRLRQDQALAAERLPGLLDRLRIFASGASHFSIEKSASLLGLGYDGVIQVPCDAHQRMDPAALREALAGSRARGEFPLAIVATAGTTDFGSIDPLAALSTLAEEFGAWLHVDAAYGGGLITSLRHRHLLDGIGAADSVTVDYHKTFFQPVSSSAVLVRDGAMLGHVAYYADYLNPQSTAGSVSLNQVDKSIQTTRRFDALKLWLTLRIMGPDGIGALLDESIDLARQAGELLARDPDFELAAPAQLSTLVFRYLPQAPDGLDSVDGTRGLDGETADALNLHIRQAIFASGKAVIAGTKVDGRHYLKFTLLNAETTLEDLQEILALVRSIGAGYLAGERA